In Gracilinanus agilis isolate LMUSP501 chromosome 1, AgileGrace, whole genome shotgun sequence, the sequence ctggaattctgggtgaggctatccctgtacctttgcaggtattccatgctttgcatcttcaCACAACAAAACCACAGGCTTGATACAGCTGGGCCCAGCCCCAAAGGGACAGTCCCTTATCTTTCTGCAGAAAACAGAGAGTAGAGACTACTTGCATCATTCTATTTCATTGTGTGTGCATTTTTTACCCAGCCATGAGGTCCCTTGAGGGGAAGACCATATCTTTTCCTGTTTTCCCCCAATACAGCCTAGCACAGAGCAAACACTTGAACTGAAAAAATTGACAAGAAGGGTGAGGCTAAATGACCCCtcaagaattccatgtgaactggaaagacctccaggaattgatgcagagtgaaaggagcagagccagaagaacattgtacacagagactgatacactgtggtaaaattgaatgtaatggacttctgtactagcagcaatgcaatgacccaggacaattctgagggatttatggaaaagaatgctacccacattcaggggatgaactacaggagtggaaacagaagaaaaacaactgcttgaacacatgggttgatgtggacatgattggggatatagacttgaaacaaccacaccaatgcaactatcaataatatgtaaataagtcttgactgatgacacatgttaaaaccggtggaaatgtgcattggctatggggagggtgaaggggaaagtaaaaacatgaatcatataactatggaaaatttttctaaaaaaataaaatatttaaatctaaaaaaataaaaataaaaataaatgacccCTCAAAGGACCACAAGGGCCAGAAAGCTCTTGCCAAAGCCTAGAGGGTGGTCCTGGAAGATCAAAGTCCATGGAGAGTTGGGGAGAGCTGGCAAGTATATGATCTCACACATGGTGTGTACAGGGGGCCAGCAGCATCCGTACTTTTATCCAAACTACACAAAAAAGCCAGGCAGGGGCTGAATTCAGCCTCCCAGGGAGAGTCCCATATGTCTTTCTACACAAATTGGAGGGGTGAGACAAGAAGAGGAAGATTCAAGTCTGTGAGAGGTTGGGGAGGAGAAGGGTCGAGGTCACGCAGACAGGTCACTATTGTCAAAGCGCTCTTGGTCATAGACCTCAGCCACCACCTTTCTGCCAGCAAACCAACGCCCATTGAGAGCCTGGATAGCCTTGTGTGTCTCTGAGGCCATTGAGAACTCCACAAAGATCTTGACTATAATTTCAGCATCCTCATCTTCACCCTGCTTCTCTTGGTAGATGATGACACGGTTGACAGCCCCAAACTTGCCACATTCTTCTGTCACTTCCCCCTCTAAATCCTCATCAATGTCTTTGGGGTCCACCATGTTGCGTAGAATCATCACTGTGGactggagggaagaaggggatgTGAGCATTGAGATGAGGTGCCCTCCATTTCAGAGGTGCAGTTGGGAAGGGTTTCTCTCCTGCTCTGATGACTACCCCACCTGGGGGTTAGTTCAGATCTTCATGCTGCCCCTCCACTCTGACAACTTTTGCCATATACCCTCCTTTCCATCCCTTCTCCCATAGAATTAAGGGGAGTTCAAAGGAATAGCAAGTGGAACCCAAAGATATCAGACTAGGAAGTTCCTAGGAATTGATATGTTTGGAGTTATTCAAAATCAGGGCAAGGATCCATGGAGATGGAGAGCTACCCTAGAGTAGAAGGACATAGATTTGGGAGATACATACAACCAGAATGATGGGAATGGGATGGGATAGGCGAGTAGGCAAGGATGAGCTCTGGGGGTCCCATATACCTCCTGTTTCCGCAGCAGCTTCTGCATGACCATGTGGCGGGCACTACTGCCTGAAATGCTCACGTGCTCCTGCTCACTCAGCATCTCCGGCTGCTCTGATTCAGGGAAcagttcctcctcttccttctccttcttagGCTCCAAGAGGCCTAGTGTCAGAGGGCTAGCCAGAATGGGGTTCACCACCCCCACAGAAGGAATGGTGACAGGGATGGGAGGTCTTGCAGGGGTCACACCTGTCACACAACAATATTAACTATGGATTATGAGATGAAGTTATCTTCTCCCCACTTCCTTCATCACCCACCACACAGGCACACATTATTTCCCATAGCTATTTGCTCAAGTCCTAATGGGGAAACAGTGGTGACGTTGGACATGAATAATGACAGAGGAAAAAATCTATGAAAAGCAACAAAGCTGGGTAGAGAAAGAGGTCATTCAAGTTCAGAAAGGACAAGGACAATGGGGAATCTTGCAACAGACTGGCATGGGTGGCTGCAGTGCTTACCTGTGATGACTCCAGGGGCCTGGGCTGCCATGATAGCTTGTGGCAGAGCTCCTAGGGGCTGGGCCAGAGTCAGTGCTGGTGACACTAGCCCAGGTGTGGCCAGAGTGCCCAGTACAGCTGCACCAGCCACTGCTTCCTACAACACAACAGTAAAACCTCAAGCTAAGATTTTCCACAACTGATGACCAGCCAACCACCCCACGTTTCTTCTCTAGCCCCAGACCAGCAGCACACCTCACCTCTTTTCCCCAACTTCAAAGCCATCCCTTGGCCTTCCCAATaatgaaagttttaaaataaataaataagtaaacaaacaaataaacaaacaaacaaataaataaatgtatatatacacacatgcacatatacaacccaactcccctcctctccctgttTTAACTCTGCTGACATGGCTCTCACCTGGGCAGTGATCTTGGCTGTGGCAGCAGCAGCTGCAACAGCAGTTGCAGGTGGGAGACCACCAGGAGTGGCAGATATAAGTAGGGACATAGGTGGTGTGACTGCCTTGCCCACCCGAAGGTACTGGCCCCCCAGGTTAAAGAGATTCATGGAGACGGCATCCTCAGATGATTGGGCCGCTTCATATTCTGCAAGGTTAGAGAAAAGAGTTAAGAGATGTGGCAGTTCATCCATGGCCCCTTCCTCCATCTTTCCCTTGAGTCAGAGCCTTGTTGATggcccttctcccttcccttacTCTTTCCTGGGCTCACCTATGAAGCCATAGCCCTTGTGTTTCCCTGTGGTCAGGTCCCGAGCCAAAGTGCATGACTTGATGGTGCCAAATGCCTCAAACACAGTCTTGATGTCTTCATCTGATAGGTCCTGGTGTACTGAGGCCATGTAGATGCGGTTAAAGGCTCTGGCTTCTTCAGCCAGCTGGTCAATGATGGGCTGGGCCTGTCCGATGTTACTGGGCCTACCCACCTGAGAGTGGGTGGCATGAATGGACAAGCTAGGCAGACCACTCAAAAGTACAGACAGGCCAAGCAGACCACACTAACTAATGCATTTCCTGACCACCAACCAGGCTGGAACTATGATTCAGGAAAGGCAGGTCTTTGTCCTCAGAGACCCCATGGTTAAATCTCTCAGAGCAGCCAAGGGGGTAAGGACTATCCAAGTGGCAGCTAGGTCAAGCCTAGGTCCAAGGCACTCTGCCCTGCCATTCTTTAGGTATCTCCTAACCTGGTTCCCCTGTGAATCGAGGAACAGTCTGCTTCACATGCCTGCACTTAATTGCCTTTGAAAGTGCTCCCAAGACATTTCATAGAAATAAAGCTGTGGTTGTAAGAGTAAATCCTCATGAGATTTCATGCCAGTATGAAAGACCAAGGATCATGGCCACATAAATCCAGAATGGGATCCCAATACCAGCAGAGAAGGGGTGTCTGTCATTAGGCCTTTCCAGTGAAGCATTCACCCTGTCCATTCCCTTCAACCTTCCACTCCCTATAAATACTATGCAGTGAGCTTTTGGTTTTGTTCTGGTCTCTGCTCCTGTGAGCCTCCCTTCTTCACCTACCTCCTGGTCCTGATTACCCCATACTAAGGGGCAGGCCACTCCCCCAAAGCTCCTCACCTTAATATTCCTTCCTCCTAGCACCACAGAGTTCATCTGCTCCAAGGCCAGCTGGGCTGCTTCTGGCATCTCATATTCCACAAAGGCAAAACCCTAATGCAGGGAAAAAGTCAGGTTACAGGGGATGGGGAGCCCTGGACCTACTTATACTTAGCAACCCCTGGAGGCAAAGCTTCCTTCTTACCCCACCCAGGactgggaaagaagggaaggtaaCTGGAGGAGGCTCAGGCCCACCTTGTGTTTCATAGTGACCGAGTCCCAGGACATGTCTATGCTCTTGATAGGACCGAAGGGGGTGAAGGCCTGGCGGATGGTGTCTTCTCCCAATTCATAGTGGATGGAGCCCACATACACCCGACACATGATTGCCAGTGCCCTCTGCCTCTGAGCTGCCAtctagaggagagagaaagagaaagaaccacTGACCCATGAgcatgggggaagagggagggagccAGGAAAATTTTCTCCCCAATCCCCAGCCCCAGCCCAGCACCCTTTCTCAGAGCTGTGGGAGACAGCTCACCCT encodes:
- the LOC123231992 gene encoding poly(U)-binding-splicing factor PUF60-like isoform X1, coding for MENGQSTAAKMGLPPLTPEQQEALQKAKKYAMEQTIKSVLVKQTIAHQQQQLTNLQMAAVTMGFGDPLSPLQSMAAQRQRALAIMCRVYVGSIHYELGEDTIRQAFTPFGPIKSIDMSWDSVTMKHKGFAFVEYEMPEAAQLALEQMNSVVLGGRNIKVGRPSNIGQAQPIIDQLAEEARAFNRIYMASVHQDLSDEDIKTVFEAFGTIKSCTLARDLTTGKHKGYGFIEYEAAQSSEDAVSMNLFNLGGQYLRVGKAVTPPMSLLISATPGGLPPATAVAAAAATAKITAQEAVAGAAVLGTLATPGLVSPALTLAQPLGALPQAIMAAQAPGVITGVTPARPPIPVTIPSVGVVNPILASPLTLGLLEPKKEKEEEELFPESEQPEMLSEQEHVSISGSSARHMVMQKLLRKQESTVMILRNMVDPKDIDEDLEGEVTEECGKFGAVNRVIIYQEKQGEDEDAEIIVKIFVEFSMASETHKAIQALNGRWFAGRKVVAEVYDQERFDNSDLSA
- the LOC123231992 gene encoding poly(U)-binding-splicing factor PUF60-like isoform X2, with the translated sequence MENGQSTAAKMGLPPLTPEQQEALQKAKKYAMEQTIKSVLVKQTIAHQQQQLTNLQMAAQRQRALAIMCRVYVGSIHYELGEDTIRQAFTPFGPIKSIDMSWDSVTMKHKGFAFVEYEMPEAAQLALEQMNSVVLGGRNIKVGRPSNIGQAQPIIDQLAEEARAFNRIYMASVHQDLSDEDIKTVFEAFGTIKSCTLARDLTTGKHKGYGFIEYEAAQSSEDAVSMNLFNLGGQYLRVGKAVTPPMSLLISATPGGLPPATAVAAAAATAKITAQEAVAGAAVLGTLATPGLVSPALTLAQPLGALPQAIMAAQAPGVITGVTPARPPIPVTIPSVGVVNPILASPLTLGLLEPKKEKEEEELFPESEQPEMLSEQEHVSISGSSARHMVMQKLLRKQESTVMILRNMVDPKDIDEDLEGEVTEECGKFGAVNRVIIYQEKQGEDEDAEIIVKIFVEFSMASETHKAIQALNGRWFAGRKVVAEVYDQERFDNSDLSA